From a region of the Solanum stenotomum isolate F172 chromosome 2, ASM1918654v1, whole genome shotgun sequence genome:
- the LOC125855237 gene encoding 2,3-bisphosphoglycerate-dependent phosphoglycerate mutase 1-like isoform X2, with amino-acid sequence MIRGEQYALFPAAESYLILIRHGESMWNEKNLFTGCVDVPLTTKGVDEAIEAGKRIRHLPIDVVYISTLIRSQMTAMLALTEHHCKKVPIIVHDETEQAKVWSQIYSEGTEMQSVPVVKAWQLNERMYGELQGFNKMETAERCGKEQVYKWRRSYDARPPNGESLEMCLRRAVTYFKEQIEPQLSSGKNVMVVAHANSLRSILMYLDKLTAEEVIHLELSTGVPMLYIYRENQFIRRGSPLGSTEDGVYAYTENLALYKQNLLDEVLDEVSL; translated from the exons ATGATTCGCGGAGAACAGTAC GCCTTATTCCCTGCAGCTGAATCATACTTGATCTTAATACGGCATGGAGAATCAATGTGGAATGAAAAGAACTTGTTCACTGGTTGTGTAGATGTGCCACTCACCACTAAAGGCGTTGATGAAGCAATTGAAGCCGGTAAGAGAATTAGACACTTACCCATTGATGTTGTCTACATCTCTACATTGATTCGTTCTCAGATGACGGCCATGCTTGCCCTAACAGAGCACCACTGCAAGAAG GTGCCCATTATTGTACACGATGAGACTGAACAAGCCAAAGTATGGAGTCAAATTTATAGTGAAGGCACCGAGATGCAGTCTGTTCCTGTTGTTAAAGCATGGCAACTGAATGAAAGAAT gtACGGGGAACTTCAAGGGTTTAATAAGATGGAAACAGCTGAAAGATGCGGAAAAGAGCAAGTCTATAAATGGCGCCGAAGCTATGATGCTCGACCACCCAACGGTGAGAGCTTGGAAATGTGCTTGCGAAGAGCTGTTACCTATTTTAAAGAGCAA ATTGAACCCCAACTTTCCAGTGGAAAGAATGTAATGGTAGTAGCTCATGCAAATTCATTGAGGTCCATCCTAATGTATCTCGATAAATTGACTGCTGAGGAG GTCATCCACTTAGAACTCTCAACTGGAGTGCCAATGCTTTacatatatagagaaaatcaatTCATCAGGAGAGGAAGTCCCTTGGGATCTACGGAGGATGGAGTTTATGCTTATACAGAG AATTTGGCCTTATACAAGCAAAATCTGTTAGATGAAGTGTTAGATGAAGTGTCATTATAA
- the LOC125855237 gene encoding 2,3-bisphosphoglycerate-dependent phosphoglycerate mutase 1-like isoform X1 — translation MIRGEQYVSTLLPSNSCYHLSKTESYLILIRHGESMWNEKNLFTGCVDVPLTTKGVDEAIEAGKRIRHLPIDVVYISTLIRSQMTAMLALTEHHCKKVPIIVHDETEQAKVWSQIYSEGTEMQSVPVVKAWQLNERMYGELQGFNKMETAERCGKEQVYKWRRSYDARPPNGESLEMCLRRAVTYFKEQIEPQLSSGKNVMVVAHANSLRSILMYLDKLTAEEVIHLELSTGVPMLYIYRENQFIRRGSPLGSTEDGVYAYTENLALYKQNLLDEVLDEVSL, via the exons ATGATTCGCGGAGAACAGTACGTGAGTACACTCCTTCCCAGTAATTCTTGTTATCATCTATCAAAAA CTGAATCATACTTGATCTTAATACGGCATGGAGAATCAATGTGGAATGAAAAGAACTTGTTCACTGGTTGTGTAGATGTGCCACTCACCACTAAAGGCGTTGATGAAGCAATTGAAGCCGGTAAGAGAATTAGACACTTACCCATTGATGTTGTCTACATCTCTACATTGATTCGTTCTCAGATGACGGCCATGCTTGCCCTAACAGAGCACCACTGCAAGAAG GTGCCCATTATTGTACACGATGAGACTGAACAAGCCAAAGTATGGAGTCAAATTTATAGTGAAGGCACCGAGATGCAGTCTGTTCCTGTTGTTAAAGCATGGCAACTGAATGAAAGAAT gtACGGGGAACTTCAAGGGTTTAATAAGATGGAAACAGCTGAAAGATGCGGAAAAGAGCAAGTCTATAAATGGCGCCGAAGCTATGATGCTCGACCACCCAACGGTGAGAGCTTGGAAATGTGCTTGCGAAGAGCTGTTACCTATTTTAAAGAGCAA ATTGAACCCCAACTTTCCAGTGGAAAGAATGTAATGGTAGTAGCTCATGCAAATTCATTGAGGTCCATCCTAATGTATCTCGATAAATTGACTGCTGAGGAG GTCATCCACTTAGAACTCTCAACTGGAGTGCCAATGCTTTacatatatagagaaaatcaatTCATCAGGAGAGGAAGTCCCTTGGGATCTACGGAGGATGGAGTTTATGCTTATACAGAG AATTTGGCCTTATACAAGCAAAATCTGTTAGATGAAGTGTTAGATGAAGTGTCATTATAA